The Shewanella sp. NFH-SH190041 genome has a window encoding:
- the cobT gene encoding nicotinate-nucleotide--dimethylbenzimidazole phosphoribosyltransferase, with protein sequence MPNFIITPVDHSRDSLFQRRIDQKTKPPGALGLLEPLALQIAALQQQERLSLNRPVMLVFAADHGIARYGVSIAPQSVTGQMVENFVAGGAAVNVFCRQLGWQLQIIDAGIVSPLSPQAAQQVTDCRLGNGTQAFHLEPAMSVSQVEQGFALAKQLVEQHYQAGSNVIGFGEMGIGNTSAASALMSAMTGLAVTQCVGRGTGVDDKTLQLKTRLIEQALQRHRDAVTPLEQLACLGGFEIVLLTGSMLAAAERGMLVVVDGFIATAAAMVALRLYPQCRDYLVFSHQSGESGHGTMLKQLQVRALLQLDMRLGEGSGAALALPLLQAAVAFYNDMASFADAGVADVSHRQVTS encoded by the coding sequence ATGCCTAACTTCATTATTACCCCAGTGGATCACTCCCGTGACAGCCTGTTTCAGCGTCGTATCGATCAGAAAACCAAACCCCCCGGTGCCCTGGGGTTGTTGGAGCCGCTGGCATTGCAAATCGCGGCGTTGCAACAGCAGGAGCGACTGAGCCTGAACCGGCCTGTGATGCTGGTGTTTGCCGCTGATCATGGCATTGCCCGCTATGGCGTATCCATTGCGCCACAATCAGTGACGGGCCAAATGGTGGAGAACTTTGTTGCAGGCGGCGCAGCGGTCAATGTCTTCTGTCGTCAGCTCGGCTGGCAGTTGCAAATTATTGATGCTGGGATTGTGTCTCCTTTATCACCCCAAGCTGCGCAACAGGTGACGGACTGTCGGCTGGGCAATGGCACCCAAGCGTTTCACCTTGAACCGGCAATGTCTGTATCACAGGTAGAACAGGGCTTTGCATTGGCCAAGCAGCTGGTGGAGCAACACTATCAGGCTGGTAGTAATGTGATTGGCTTTGGTGAAATGGGCATAGGCAATACATCGGCAGCATCGGCCCTGATGTCTGCCATGACCGGGTTGGCGGTAACACAATGCGTTGGTCGGGGAACCGGGGTTGATGATAAGACCTTGCAGCTGAAAACGCGCCTGATTGAGCAGGCATTACAGCGCCACCGGGATGCAGTCACACCACTGGAGCAATTGGCTTGTTTGGGGGGATTTGAAATTGTGCTGCTAACAGGCTCAATGCTCGCGGCGGCGGAGCGAGGTATGTTGGTGGTGGTTGATGGCTTTATCGCGACGGCCGCGGCCATGGTGGCATTGCGGCTTTATCCCCAATGTCGTGATTATTTGGTGTTTAGCCATCAATCCGGCGAAAGTGGTCACGGCACCATGTTAAAGCAGTTACAGGTCCGAGCATTATTGCAATTAGACATGCGGCTTGGCGAAGGCAGTGGTGCGGCATTGGCATTGCCCCTATTGCAGGCGGCGGTGGCATTTTATAACGATATGGCCAGTTTTGCTGACGCAGGGGTGGCAGATGTCAGTCATAGGCAGGTGACATCATGA
- the cobO gene encoding cob(I)yrinic acid a,c-diamide adenosyltransferase, whose translation MSSHSDNRDEIKAQRHKARQQKVKQQVDAHVAAATRETGVLMVITGEGKGKSTAGFGTVARAVGHGQSAAVVQFIKGNWACGERNLLESAGVPFAVMATGFTWETQDKAADTAAALATWQQAEAFLADERISLVLLDELTYMLSYHYLPLERVLNAISQRPAHQHVIVTGRNCHRSLLALADTVSEINCVRHAFNQGIKAQQGFDY comes from the coding sequence ATGAGCAGTCACTCTGATAATAGGGACGAGATCAAAGCCCAGCGACATAAAGCCCGACAGCAAAAAGTGAAACAACAAGTGGATGCCCATGTCGCGGCGGCAACCCGGGAAACCGGGGTATTGATGGTGATCACCGGCGAGGGAAAAGGTAAATCCACCGCCGGTTTTGGCACGGTTGCTCGGGCGGTAGGTCATGGTCAATCTGCTGCAGTAGTGCAATTTATTAAAGGCAATTGGGCCTGCGGTGAACGTAATTTACTCGAGTCGGCTGGGGTGCCTTTTGCGGTAATGGCCACAGGGTTTACGTGGGAAACCCAAGATAAAGCTGCTGATACTGCGGCGGCATTGGCGACCTGGCAACAGGCCGAAGCCTTTCTGGCTGATGAGCGTATCAGTCTGGTGTTATTGGATGAGCTGACGTATATGCTCAGTTATCACTATCTGCCATTAGAGCGGGTGCTTAACGCAATTTCTCAGCGCCCGGCACATCAGCATGTGATTGTGACTGGCCGTAACTGTCATCGCAGTTTGCTGGCGCTGGCGGATACTGTCAGTGAGATAAATTGTGTTCGACATGCTTTTAATCAGGGGATCAAAGCCCAGCAGGGCTTTGATTACTGA
- a CDS encoding cobalamin-binding protein, with amino-acid sequence MGLLKHLLPLVFLSYTGICTAASIDSPLPPAQRIAALSPHAVEMLYAIGAGDKIIATTEHADYPSQAQHIPRIGGYYGIQLEKLLALHPDLVVVWSGGNRQEDIDKIRQLGLKVFDSNPEKLGDIATEMETLGALTGEQELAHQAAEKYRTELANLKHHSENLPKVKVFYQLWAEPLMTVSDNSWIQQIIGVCGGENVFSSAEAAYPKVSIENVLNAAPQVILQSQEQANIQGINWRNWPQLPAVQHSQIYQLNPDLLHRAGPRTIEGIKAACLAINRAR; translated from the coding sequence ATGGGCCTGCTGAAACATCTTCTGCCACTTGTTTTCCTCAGTTATACCGGCATCTGTACTGCCGCCAGCATAGACTCCCCTCTTCCCCCAGCCCAACGCATTGCCGCCTTATCCCCCCACGCAGTAGAAATGCTCTATGCCATTGGTGCCGGAGATAAAATTATTGCCACAACAGAACACGCTGATTACCCAAGTCAAGCACAACATATTCCGCGTATCGGAGGCTATTACGGTATCCAACTGGAAAAACTGTTGGCGTTACACCCCGATCTAGTGGTGGTGTGGAGTGGTGGCAATCGCCAAGAGGATATCGATAAAATTCGTCAGCTCGGCTTAAAAGTCTTTGACTCTAACCCAGAAAAACTCGGTGATATTGCCACGGAAATGGAAACTTTAGGTGCACTAACCGGGGAGCAAGAGCTGGCCCACCAGGCAGCTGAAAAATACCGAACAGAGCTGGCGAACCTAAAACATCACAGTGAGAACCTGCCAAAGGTGAAGGTGTTTTATCAACTCTGGGCCGAGCCCCTGATGACTGTATCCGATAATAGCTGGATCCAACAGATTATCGGGGTGTGCGGTGGCGAGAATGTGTTTTCCAGTGCCGAAGCCGCCTATCCCAAAGTCAGCATTGAGAATGTACTGAATGCTGCCCCGCAAGTTATTTTACAAAGTCAGGAACAGGCCAATATCCAAGGGATTAACTGGCGTAACTGGCCCCAATTACCTGCCGTACAACACAGCCAGATTTATCAGCTAAACCCGGATCTGCTGCACCGTGCAGGCCCCCGCACCATTGAAGGGATCAAAGCGGCTTGTCTTGCGATCAACCGGGCTCGCTAA
- a CDS encoding aminopeptidase P family protein, with protein sequence MSDTIASRLAAVRGEMASVGIQAFIVPRADEYLGEYVPAHNERLHWISGFTGSAGGVIVLEKSAAIFTDGRYTVQVRQQVSDKLFEFESLTDTPLADYLAHHLVAGDKVGIDARLHHMAWFEATKHTLAKSGIDLIALKQNPIDQHWRNRPALPSTPIMLYSAAQSGQSSLHKRQQIGAEITKAGAELALITALDSLAWLLNIRGRDVPHLPVVMGTGLLWANGTMRFFTDMSKLPQSIDAQVGEGVSFYPEEDLAEMFSELKGQKLLADPHTANAALLLAAGHAGAELIPGMDPVLMPKACKNEVELDGMRNCHVRDGAAVCRFLAWLDREVATGNLYDEGELADKLARFREQDGHYIEPSFDTISAAGANAAMCHYNHLNGKAAKLTMDSMYLVDSGGQYLDGTTDVTRTIAIGDVGAEQKKMVTLVLKGHIALDMAKFPKGTTGPQLDAFARQYLWQYGFDYDHGTGHGVGHFLSVHEGPQRIAKNANSVPLLPGMILSNEPGYYRTDGFGIRLENLVEVRACEALADAEREMLEFNAITLIPFDLRLLDKSLMTRDEIDWLNRYHKRVYQAVSPLLHEHDLAWLKHATRAI encoded by the coding sequence ATGTCAGACACAATTGCATCCCGCCTAGCCGCAGTGCGCGGCGAAATGGCATCAGTGGGCATTCAGGCTTTTATCGTGCCCCGAGCTGATGAATATCTTGGCGAATATGTTCCAGCGCACAATGAACGACTGCACTGGATTAGTGGCTTTACCGGCAGTGCTGGCGGCGTCATCGTCCTGGAAAAAAGTGCGGCGATTTTCACTGATGGCCGTTACACGGTGCAGGTGCGCCAACAGGTCAGTGATAAGTTGTTTGAGTTTGAAAGTCTGACCGACACGCCTCTAGCCGACTATCTGGCCCATCATCTGGTCGCCGGTGACAAAGTTGGCATTGATGCCAGGTTGCACCATATGGCTTGGTTTGAGGCGACCAAACATACGTTGGCCAAATCCGGTATTGATCTCATTGCCCTCAAACAAAATCCGATAGATCAGCACTGGCGCAACAGACCGGCACTCCCATCGACCCCGATCATGCTCTACAGCGCTGCGCAATCCGGCCAATCCAGCCTGCATAAACGGCAGCAAATTGGCGCTGAAATTACCAAAGCTGGCGCAGAACTGGCACTGATCACAGCACTGGATTCACTGGCTTGGTTGCTTAATATCCGTGGACGAGATGTACCCCATCTGCCGGTGGTCATGGGTACCGGGCTCTTGTGGGCCAATGGCACCATGCGTTTTTTCACTGATATGAGCAAATTGCCGCAATCCATTGATGCCCAAGTCGGCGAAGGGGTAAGCTTTTACCCAGAAGAAGATCTGGCAGAAATGTTCAGCGAGCTAAAAGGGCAAAAACTACTGGCCGACCCTCATACAGCCAATGCCGCCCTGTTGTTGGCCGCGGGCCATGCCGGCGCCGAACTTATCCCGGGGATGGATCCGGTGCTGATGCCCAAGGCCTGCAAAAATGAAGTGGAACTGGACGGTATGCGCAACTGCCATGTCCGCGATGGTGCCGCCGTCTGCCGTTTTCTCGCTTGGCTGGATCGGGAAGTTGCCACCGGCAATCTTTATGATGAAGGTGAACTGGCAGATAAACTGGCTCGGTTCCGTGAGCAAGATGGCCATTATATTGAGCCCAGCTTCGATACCATTTCCGCCGCCGGTGCCAATGCCGCCATGTGCCATTACAACCACCTTAACGGTAAAGCAGCCAAACTCACCATGGACAGCATGTACCTGGTTGATTCAGGCGGTCAATATCTGGACGGCACCACAGATGTCACCCGTACCATTGCTATTGGTGATGTCGGCGCTGAACAGAAAAAAATGGTCACTTTGGTACTGAAAGGTCACATTGCCCTCGATATGGCAAAATTCCCGAAAGGCACCACAGGCCCGCAGCTGGATGCCTTTGCCCGTCAATACCTGTGGCAATACGGCTTTGACTATGACCACGGTACCGGCCATGGCGTCGGCCATTTCCTCAGCGTACATGAAGGGCCGCAGCGGATTGCCAAAAATGCCAATTCAGTGCCTCTGCTACCCGGGATGATATTGTCTAATGAACCCGGGTATTACCGGACTGACGGCTTTGGTATCCGCCTAGAAAACTTGGTCGAAGTGCGCGCCTGTGAAGCACTGGCTGATGCAGAGCGGGAAATGCTGGAGTTCAATGCCATCACATTGATCCCATTTGATCTCCGATTACTGGATAAAAGCTTGATGACCCGGGATGAAATCGACTGGCTGAACCGTTATCACAAACGTGTTTATCAAGCAGTATCACCCCTGCTGCATGAGCATGATCTGGCTTGGTTGAAACATGCCACCCGCGCTATCTAA
- a CDS encoding adenosylcobinamide-GDP ribazoletransferase, with protein sequence MKWWQQELTLFAVAVGFFTRVPVSASIFTDQERLNRASRYFALVGTAIGAICALVYLVAAEIWPVPVAVVLVMITSVVLTGGFHEDGLADTADGFGGGWRVADKLRIMKDSRLGSYGALALVLVLLLKWQLLLTLAQAQSGDMVLALILGHTLSRAVAASLIYSEQYVRDEDGKSKPLAQHQHVNDLWVLILTAVPGLLWLSGTEIFVLVAVLLLTRWLLVIGMRRQIGGYTGDTLGAAQQITELTVYLTLLPLLQA encoded by the coding sequence ATGAAATGGTGGCAGCAAGAGCTGACATTATTTGCGGTTGCCGTGGGCTTTTTTACCCGGGTACCGGTATCCGCCAGCATTTTTACCGATCAGGAGCGGCTGAATCGAGCTAGCCGTTATTTTGCTTTGGTGGGGACGGCTATCGGGGCCATCTGTGCGTTGGTCTACCTAGTTGCTGCTGAGATATGGCCGGTGCCGGTAGCGGTAGTGCTGGTGATGATCACCTCAGTGGTACTGACCGGTGGTTTTCATGAAGACGGCTTGGCAGATACAGCGGACGGCTTTGGCGGTGGCTGGCGCGTTGCTGATAAGCTGCGCATTATGAAAGACTCCCGTTTAGGCAGTTATGGTGCCTTGGCACTGGTGTTGGTACTGCTATTGAAATGGCAATTGCTGCTTACTCTGGCCCAAGCGCAATCAGGGGATATGGTATTGGCGCTGATCCTCGGCCATACCCTGAGTCGGGCGGTGGCTGCCAGTCTGATTTATTCCGAGCAGTATGTGCGTGATGAAGATGGGAAAAGCAAGCCCTTGGCGCAGCATCAGCATGTTAATGATCTTTGGGTACTGATACTGACGGCGGTTCCCGGTCTGCTGTGGCTTAGCGGGACGGAGATCTTCGTGCTGGTCGCTGTGTTGCTGTTGACCCGTTGGTTGCTGGTAATTGGCATGCGCCGTCAGATCGGCGGTTATACCGGTGACACGCTGGGGGCGGCGCAGCAGATCACTGAGTTGACTGTATATCTGACGTTATTGCCTTTGTTACAGGCTTAG
- the rihA gene encoding pyrimidine-specific ribonucleoside hydrolase RihA: MSRPIIIDCDPGHDDAIALIMALANPELQVLAVTTSAGNQTQSKTLCNAMRILTLLGRQDIPVASGAVKPLSRGLIIADNVHGESGLDGPELPEADFAASELKAWQLMAQQIAASPSPVTLVPTGPLTNIALFLCSYPELHHKVERIVLMGGAAGVGNWTPAAEFNIYVDPEAADIVFKSAIPITMCGLDVTHQAQVMAEDVAKIRTISNPVAHCVADLLEFFVIYHKDPKWGFAGAPLHDPCTIAWLLKPQIFTGQNCYVAIDTMSPLTLGMTVVDRYQLTGQPANAHVLFGVERQGFVDLLTESLSHWS, translated from the coding sequence ATGTCCCGCCCTATTATTATTGACTGTGATCCTGGCCATGATGATGCCATTGCGCTGATTATGGCGTTGGCCAACCCTGAGCTGCAAGTCCTGGCGGTTACCACCAGTGCTGGTAATCAAACCCAGAGTAAAACCCTTTGTAATGCCATGCGTATCCTGACGTTACTCGGCCGCCAGGATATTCCTGTGGCCAGTGGTGCAGTTAAGCCTTTGAGCAGAGGGCTGATTATTGCAGATAATGTACATGGTGAATCCGGATTGGATGGCCCTGAGTTACCCGAAGCGGATTTTGCCGCTTCAGAGTTAAAAGCTTGGCAGTTGATGGCGCAGCAAATTGCTGCCAGTCCAAGTCCAGTCACCTTAGTCCCCACTGGGCCGCTGACAAATATTGCCCTGTTCCTTTGTAGTTACCCTGAGCTACACCATAAAGTGGAGCGCATTGTGCTGATGGGCGGGGCTGCGGGTGTTGGCAATTGGACACCGGCTGCAGAGTTCAACATTTATGTTGATCCAGAAGCTGCTGATATTGTGTTTAAGTCTGCGATTCCCATCACCATGTGTGGCTTGGATGTGACTCATCAGGCACAGGTTATGGCTGAGGATGTGGCAAAAATACGCACTATTTCTAATCCTGTTGCCCATTGCGTCGCTGACTTGCTGGAGTTCTTTGTGATTTACCACAAGGACCCTAAATGGGGATTTGCTGGTGCGCCATTGCATGATCCCTGCACCATTGCTTGGTTACTCAAGCCGCAGATATTTACCGGCCAGAACTGTTATGTGGCGATAGACACTATGTCTCCTTTGACCTTGGGTATGACAGTCGTGGATAGATATCAGTTGACCGGCCAGCCTGCGAACGCCCATGTGTTGTTCGGGGTAGAGCGTCAAGGGTTTGTTGATTTGCTAACCGAGAGTTTATCTCATTGGTCATAG
- a CDS encoding cupin domain-containing protein encodes MMSTQQPDMFTSDVWQHFKSEPGAPAGFKYRGGYPQDPDGVEVLLETWEAGTTEPPHYHPGDDMTIMVEGDMAVQFYLQQDGKLVKDGDERLYILGDTAYIRKEQVHSVRYISDCRIVYIHSGQFDFIESKLPIAE; translated from the coding sequence ATGATGTCTACCCAACAACCCGATATGTTCACCAGTGATGTATGGCAGCATTTTAAATCAGAGCCGGGTGCTCCAGCCGGTTTTAAATACCGCGGTGGCTATCCGCAGGATCCTGATGGGGTAGAAGTACTGCTGGAAACCTGGGAGGCCGGTACCACTGAGCCACCTCATTATCATCCCGGTGATGATATGACCATCATGGTGGAAGGGGATATGGCAGTGCAGTTTTATCTGCAACAGGATGGCAAACTGGTTAAAGATGGTGATGAGCGGCTATATATTCTTGGCGATACCGCGTATATCCGTAAGGAACAAGTGCACAGTGTCCGCTATATCAGTGATTGCCGCATTGTGTATATCCACAGCGGTCAATTTGATTTTATCGAAAGCAAATTACCTATTGCAGAGTAA
- a CDS encoding M24 family metallopeptidase → MTLGVGGSRPEIELAKLTDMTAGVQPISRDEWQQRLSQAAALLRQQGLDALYLNAGTNLYYFTGLRWSPSERMVGALLTADGQLEYIAPHFELGTVTEFMTLPGTVNTWHEDESPYALLGQMLMRMTGRALSDLQLAVDESVPLFLFDGLRRANSALTLQSAAELTLYCRARKSAAELAIMQRAKEMTLAVHQAVARILYAGISVAEVEAFIHQAHIRVGAPAGSYFCIVLFGEDSQYPHGVRHPKTLADNDIVLIDTGCDLLGYKSDITRTYVFGVANARQREMWQLEKAAQLAAFNRAQLGLACGEVDMAARGELEAAGMAKDHGLPGLPHRTGHGIGLDIHEGPYLVRSEKTPLAEGMCFSNEPMLCLPGEFGIRLEDHFYMSADGPVWFTQPAHSIDDPFGYEA, encoded by the coding sequence ATGACCCTAGGTGTTGGCGGCTCCCGCCCTGAAATTGAATTGGCCAAATTAACGGATATGACTGCTGGCGTGCAGCCTATCAGCCGGGATGAATGGCAGCAACGGCTATCCCAAGCGGCGGCACTGTTGCGTCAGCAGGGACTGGATGCCTTGTACCTCAATGCCGGTACTAATCTGTATTATTTTACCGGGCTGCGCTGGTCGCCTTCTGAGCGCATGGTCGGGGCGTTACTGACAGCCGATGGCCAGTTGGAATATATCGCGCCCCATTTTGAGCTGGGGACAGTGACAGAGTTTATGACCTTGCCAGGCACAGTGAATACTTGGCATGAGGATGAAAGTCCCTATGCTCTGCTAGGCCAAATGCTGATGCGCATGACAGGCCGAGCGTTATCGGACTTGCAGTTAGCAGTGGATGAGTCCGTGCCTTTGTTTTTATTTGATGGTTTACGCCGGGCTAACTCGGCACTGACCCTGCAGTCCGCCGCTGAGCTGACGTTATATTGTCGGGCACGGAAATCTGCCGCTGAGCTGGCGATTATGCAGCGGGCTAAAGAGATGACTCTAGCGGTACATCAGGCTGTTGCGCGTATCTTATATGCCGGCATTAGCGTGGCTGAGGTGGAGGCGTTTATTCATCAGGCGCATATCCGGGTCGGCGCGCCGGCGGGGTCCTATTTCTGTATCGTGCTGTTTGGAGAGGACTCCCAGTATCCTCACGGAGTGCGCCATCCCAAGACCTTGGCAGATAATGACATTGTGCTGATTGATACCGGCTGTGATCTACTGGGATACAAATCAGATATTACCCGCACTTATGTATTTGGCGTTGCCAATGCGCGGCAGCGTGAAATGTGGCAGTTGGAAAAAGCCGCGCAACTGGCAGCCTTTAATCGGGCACAATTGGGGCTGGCGTGCGGTGAAGTGGATATGGCGGCCCGTGGCGAGCTGGAAGCTGCCGGTATGGCAAAAGATCACGGTTTGCCTGGGCTACCGCACCGTACTGGGCACGGTATCGGGTTGGATATCCATGAAGGGCCTTATTTGGTGCGCAGTGAAAAGACCCCGCTGGCAGAAGGCATGTGTTTTTCTAATGAGCCGATGCTCTGTCTGCCTGGCGAATTTGGTATTCGTTTAGAAGACCATTTCTACATGTCTGCCGATGGCCCCGTCTGGTTTACCCAACCCGCGCACAGCATCGATGACCCGTTTGGTTATGAGGCCTGA
- the cobU gene encoding bifunctional adenosylcobinamide kinase/adenosylcobinamide-phosphate guanylyltransferase, translating into MIHLILGGARSGKSRYALDCAATLIAQQQLECHFMATAVAGDDEMRARIERHRQERDLGELAWQTHEVGTALAASLTAQARADRLILVDCLTLWLSGVLCQESPPSSTDMQGLRQALVETLTSMSGEMIIVSNEVGSGIVPLGELSRRFADEAGWLNQAVASVADRVTLVVAGLPLTLKG; encoded by the coding sequence ATGATCCATTTAATTTTGGGTGGCGCCCGCAGTGGGAAAAGCCGTTATGCGCTGGACTGCGCGGCGACATTGATCGCGCAGCAACAACTCGAATGCCATTTTATGGCCACGGCCGTTGCCGGGGATGATGAGATGCGCGCGCGGATCGAGCGGCATAGACAGGAACGGGACCTAGGGGAGTTGGCCTGGCAGACCCATGAGGTGGGCACAGCGCTGGCGGCAAGCCTGACGGCGCAGGCCCGAGCGGACAGATTAATACTTGTAGATTGCTTAACACTTTGGTTAAGTGGAGTTTTATGCCAAGAATCCCCGCCAAGTTCTACCGACATGCAGGGCTTGCGACAAGCTTTGGTGGAGACGCTAACCTCGATGAGCGGTGAGATGATTATTGTCAGTAATGAAGTGGGATCTGGCATTGTTCCCCTGGGGGAATTAAGCCGCCGTTTTGCCGATGAAGCTGGCTGGTTGAATCAGGCTGTGGCGAGCGTGGCGGATCGGGTCACCTTAGTGGTGGCGGGATTGCCGCTTACCTTAAAAGGATAA
- a CDS encoding cobyric acid synthase, whose amino-acid sequence MSREDLPLKWPAETVATLMVQGTASDAGKTTLVAGLCRLYARRLRQLHQGDLTAVPMPLQIAPFKPQNMALNSAVTIDGGEIGRAQALQAQACYQPPRSDFNPVLLKPASDTCSQVIVQGQALTTLEAASFWQRGEQGVRHQAMAAVLASHHRLRQEFELIFAEGAGSPAEINLREGDIANMGFAEAVDCPVILVADIDKGGVFAQLVGTLALLSDSERERVKGLVINKFRGDIDLLLPGIKWLEQHTGKPVLGVLPYLDNLHLDAEDALVADQPPATAATPALKVQVLAHPRISNHTDFDGLRLHPDVAFDYVSTTSPAIGATPADLIILPGSKNVRADLSVLIANGWGHHLYRHLRYGGKILGICGGYQMLGLEIEDSTGVEGPAGASDGLGLLSAVTELKPQKQVFNVIGTLQLEQQTVPVSGYEIHCGETRPLRSGITPLQWQRQQPLSTATAAEQTDTDAGRMDDGMLSDDGQIMGTYLHGLFDSPAATELILSWAGMTQQSASQSPDIAALREQQLDRLADVLAASLDVSCLDAILQQAAVPLPQTNDTVIDDVAPEHNDDSMTA is encoded by the coding sequence ATGAGCAGAGAGGACTTGCCTCTGAAATGGCCGGCCGAGACGGTGGCGACCCTGATGGTGCAGGGAACCGCATCCGATGCCGGTAAAACCACCCTAGTGGCGGGATTATGTCGCCTTTACGCCAGACGTTTACGTCAGTTACACCAAGGCGATTTGACCGCAGTGCCTATGCCGTTACAGATTGCCCCATTTAAACCCCAGAATATGGCACTCAATAGCGCAGTGACTATTGATGGCGGTGAGATTGGCCGAGCTCAGGCGCTGCAGGCTCAAGCCTGTTATCAACCCCCGCGCAGTGATTTTAATCCTGTGTTACTGAAACCCGCTAGTGATACATGCTCCCAAGTGATTGTGCAGGGGCAGGCGTTAACTACCTTAGAGGCCGCCAGCTTTTGGCAGCGTGGTGAGCAAGGCGTGCGGCATCAGGCGATGGCGGCAGTATTGGCATCTCACCACCGACTGCGTCAGGAGTTTGAACTGATTTTTGCTGAAGGGGCGGGCAGTCCAGCAGAAATTAATCTGCGTGAAGGCGATATTGCCAATATGGGCTTTGCTGAGGCGGTGGACTGTCCGGTGATCCTCGTGGCGGACATTGATAAAGGCGGTGTATTTGCTCAACTCGTCGGGACGCTTGCCCTGCTCAGTGACTCAGAGCGTGAGCGGGTTAAAGGCTTAGTGATCAACAAGTTTCGTGGTGATATCGATTTATTACTGCCGGGGATTAAATGGCTGGAGCAACACACGGGAAAACCGGTACTTGGGGTGCTGCCGTATTTGGATAATCTGCACCTAGATGCGGAAGATGCGTTGGTGGCGGATCAGCCGCCTGCCACTGCGGCAACGCCTGCACTGAAAGTACAGGTATTGGCCCATCCCCGTATCAGTAACCATACCGACTTTGATGGGCTGCGGTTGCATCCTGATGTGGCGTTTGACTATGTCTCCACCACCTCTCCTGCCATAGGGGCGACGCCTGCGGATTTAATTATTCTACCGGGCTCGAAAAATGTGCGGGCGGATTTGTCTGTGTTAATTGCCAATGGCTGGGGCCATCATCTGTATCGGCATCTCAGATATGGCGGCAAAATCCTGGGGATTTGCGGCGGCTACCAAATGTTGGGGCTAGAGATTGAAGATTCAACCGGTGTGGAAGGCCCTGCCGGTGCCAGTGATGGGCTGGGACTCTTGTCAGCGGTCACTGAGCTGAAGCCGCAAAAACAGGTATTTAATGTTATCGGTACCTTACAGCTTGAGCAGCAGACAGTGCCTGTCAGTGGCTATGAAATTCACTGTGGTGAAACCCGGCCGCTGCGCAGTGGTATCACGCCATTGCAATGGCAACGTCAGCAACCACTAAGCACTGCAACGGCAGCTGAACAGACTGACACTGATGCTGGTCGAATGGATGACGGTATGCTGTCCGATGATGGCCAAATTATGGGCACCTACCTGCATGGGCTGTTTGATAGTCCGGCAGCGACTGAACTTATTCTGAGTTGGGCGGGTATGACACAGCAAAGCGCTAGTCAGTCCCCTGATATTGCGGCACTGCGTGAACAGCAACTTGATAGATTGGCTGATGTATTGGCAGCCAGTTTAGATGTGTCTTGTCTCGATGCGATATTGCAACAAGCCGCGGTACCTCTGCCTCAAACCAATGACACGGTTATTGATGACGTTGCACCAGAGCACAATGATGACAGCATGACAGCATGA